The segment TATCAACTAAGGAAGAAAACAAATTTCCCTTAGTTGCACTTGTAGTAGGTTCAAGCATGATGCTCCAAAATAGGTGACTGAAAGCAAAACAAAGAATGTGAATAAAACAGGGGGAAACatgaaaagactaaagaaacaaaaaatgttGGCTAACAAAATAGAACTGAGTTCTACTCCTTTTAACAACTTGGGTCTCCTTTTTCATTTTAGAATATtaagtttcattttatatataaaaacaacacTTAGAGGAAATAGTTCCTTTTTTATTAGATATGCAATTTCAAAGCAAGTACATGTGTGGTGTCGACACAGATACTACCCTCTTGAAACATTTTACTTTGGTGGTGCTTCTTATTTGCATTAAAGGTTATTGACTTATAGTGCAGTTGCTTGGGCAGATCCATCATAACATAGATTTGTTTCAAGTTTGTATCATGTCAATGTAACATCCATTTCAACTCATGGTTTCCTACATTCTCCcttgaaaaataattgactGGTGTACTTCTTGTAGGTTTTGCTGTTGATGGCAACTGCATTGAACGTACAGATTCCTAGATCTGCTCCCCAGGTGGATGTTGATTCTTTTTCCGGGGATTTGCGTACAAGGCAGCAGTGTATAGCTGAGATCACTGAGATGATCCATGTAAGTATTCCATCTCTTCATTCTGATAGGATGGGAAGACCATCAAGTTGATTGTACATAGAGTTAATAACTTAATATTGACTTTGATGACAAGATTTTAATATATCACGTTACCTGGGCTTTGGTACGTCTGATGGATACAACACAAATACCAAATATGAATACGTTCAACTTAATCCAAGTTTTATGTGTAATTTGAAGGTTCCATACAAAAGTTCCTGACCGATGTCATAACTATTTGATACGAGCACCtgatttaaaaaaactttttgatACGAGCACATGAAAGGcaaaatgaacaagttaagtGACATAGATGAACTACACTTTCAGGTGGATTTTTGTATACAAGGATAGAAGATAATCCATGAAAAGAATATCATATATAAACCTCATTGGTAAGGAAGCAACAGAGAAACACTGGATTTAACGGATATACCGAGCCTTATTGGTAAGGAAGCAAGAGGAGGACGGAGCAATCTGTAAAAAATTTCCATATGGTATGATCAGTACTAATGAACCCATAACCATGCATGAAAAATTGCATTCACTGGGAAAAGTTTGTGGAGTTCTATTCTGAATTTTGAGGACAGCAGTGgggtattaaattttaaagggtGGCAGATCATTCCCTTCAATGGGAATGGTAGAGGTGCAGAGTTGTTTGTTTTGGTCCAGTTGGTTGGTTTGGTGATTGTTGCTTTCTTGGTTTATAAGGGTGACCTCTCTAGTTTTTTACTTTTCCAACAGAAAAGGCAGCTGCAGCTGTTGCCAGATTGTTTGATATAATTTCGTATTTAAGGCGAGTAAGACCGGAACACGTTTCTACGCCTTACTTcatcaaagagaagaaaaagaagaccaAAATACATTTCTATAcctcatcaaaaaaaaaaaagaccgaGATCcgtttctcttccttttttggtatatttccTTAATGTATCCTGTATTCCTTCATCCCTGATGCTCAATGAGCCAAATCATGGCATTGTTGGCGCAAATTATATGAATGGGCCTGCATTCAGAAACACCAACATGACCATTTAGTTAATATTTCAGATTCTCTCTTCCTCTAGTTTATTAGTTGATCTTAAAATGCCATTTCCTTACAACTTTCTTTAAGTcagttttcttttttaactcTATCATAGGTTGCTAGCCTACTTCATGATGATGTACTGGATGATGCTGACACAAGACGTGGGATAGGTTCTTTAAACTTTGTGATGGGAAATAAGGTACTTAGTACTTCACTTTCCTTTTCTGAAATATGTTATTTCCTGTTAATGCTTCCATATAATGCAAGCAAACAGATGTTGAAGTAGTGAGATTGCATTGTGTTTTTCTTAAACCATCTGATATCTGGATTTCACTGGCCCAAATAATCCAAATTCACGCCAGGTAGGTCCCATTACGAGAGAAGTGCCCTCTACCAGGAATTTCTCCATTTTCAAGGAGCTTAAGGAGTTATTTGAGTTGTAAACTATTTTAATGGTCATGGAAGAAAATATTCATGTAATGATGAAAAGATAGCATGatagaaaaaatatcatttgaaagtataaattatttattgttaagAGATTCAAATTCTTGAAACTTGTGAAAGATGTGTAGAAAAATACTATTAATTGAGTAATGTCAAACATTTTGAGCTTGCCGCAATGAAAAAATTAGGTGTTGTATAAATTGAATCAAGAGGGAGTATCTTATATCACCAAGTAGAACATTGGATATGACATGCTAACTGGAGAGAGTGGTATCACTTTTTAATTATTAGATTATATGGAAGCAGTCATTTTTAGAACTAGAGCAGGCTGAGTGATAAAGGGGGGTCAGGACCTATGCTCTCCTTTGGTGGAGAGCAATTGTATTGAAAtggatattttaattttttaaaaatggatgGGTAGTAGAGCAATTTTCACAAATGGGGTTTATATTTAAACCAAACCAACTCTTTGCTAAGTAGATCGTTGAATCATGTTATCTTGGTATCTGCTGACCTTATTATCTCTTCTCCTATTTGATGCAGCTAGCTGTACTAGCCGGAGACTTTTTGCTTTCCCGAGCATGTGTGGCACTTGCCTCCTTGAAGAACACAGAGGTATACTTTGCCTTCTCCTCTTGGCTCTAGtaaacatttaatatttttgcacAATTGACAAGAGTTGGAACCATGATGTTCGTAGTATTCTTACTAGTCTCTGGGAACGCGCGTTGCATGTTTATtccaaaatacataatataaattgtgttgcatttgaaaaatttaacgagtatattactatatatattatttgacttCCTCTGTAcaataaaatagaaatcaaaCCATATAAAAAAGTAAGTACCCATAAGTTAAGGCTAAAAATTCTTGCAAACTTGATAATACTTTAGGtgacatatataatattttaattaaagataaatGCATACTcgaacatatatataaaaatcttcaaaaaaaaaacaacaaaacaatgGAAACTAAAATTCAAATGATGAATCATTTGGAAGGGAAAGTCACATGAGAGATTTATCTTAATATGTCTGAAGTCATGATGTTGGGAAAAATACATAGTAATAAACAAAATTTCTAACggaaaaaaggaagaatagGATATGGTAATTTGATAGTACTTTTGAGTGCGGCCACATTTAAATAATGCTCTGAAGCAGTTCCATACATTAATTGTTATTAGTGTTGGAAGCTCAACCTTCAAATTGAATAGAGATAATTAAATGTGAGAGGGCTTTAATTTAAGCACTGAAATGTGAAAGTGCTGGGTGTTAAATATAAGGAGTGAGAAAAATATAAAGGGACATCATATAGCAAtatgtgtattgtaatttaatatgataaaattaattaattaattatattagatattttataaattttttatttagtgtaGGAGTAAAATGGTTTGAACTTTGCACTTTGGAGCTTCCCACTTTTAGTAGTATATAAGATGATTATTAAGGCTTGTTCTATTCCTACTTATCCAGAGTATTCTTTTCTGTGGATGTATCATCCTTGTGCATTATTTCTTTCTATAAACTTCTTGATGGtcaacaataaataattttcatttgtCCAGGATTATTGTTTTTACACACTTCAAACTAATTAACCCATATACTTTCATGCAATTTAATCTCTTATGGCTGGTGATTTAGTGAGTTTTTTGTACCTCATACATTGTATCGCAAAACTTAGGTTTTTGCTTGTTTATTTCCAGCCGTACAACTATGTATAAGTTCTTCccctatttaaaaaaaagtcatacTTAATTTTCTGCCTGTTCCGTTCATGCATGGATTTTGATTCTTCTCCATTAAAAGAAAAGTAGAGAAATGGCAATACCAACTAACAGGGAGTTAGCTAGAAGGTTGATATTAGCTAACCCTTCTGTTGCTTTATTTTAGTTAACCTCTTGTCATCCTCTCTTCAGCTCTGTCGCTCTGATCTTGCAGGTTGTATATCTTCTGGCAACTGTTGTGGAACATCTTGTTACTGGAGAGACAATGCAAATGACGACTTCTTCTGATGAACGTTGTAGGTATGCTGGTAGAGTGCGGATTAGATTTTTTTGGACCTTAATTGAAATTAAGTCAATTAAAAGATCTCGATATCTCGAGATGTTATAAAGACTTCGTGAGTTCTTAAGTAGATAGTTATGTCTTCCCAAATTTGATCATATAAATTAGATCACCCTGTTCACTTAACTTCTTTTTAAAGGTAGTGGGTAGTGCAGATGCCGCAGCTGATAGGAAGAGACTAATGTATTAACAAGACTAGAACCTGTTACCAACTAGTAGGTATCATCTCCTTAATGCTGAACAATACAATACTTACcagttctttaaaaaataaaaaacttattgGTATCATCTCCTTAATGCTGAAGAATACAAtacttgtttaaaaaaaaaaatagtaggtATCATCTATATGGATATATTCCTCCACCATGCCCTTTTTTAGCCAAGTCTGCAGAACTCTATATTTAACTAAGATAAAACCATGTAGCTATAGATTAGACCTTGTTTTTAACTTGAATATAAGAACAAATAAAGTCGGCAATGATGACAAGAGAGTAGTCAATTATCGAAGAGAAATGATATAAGGCAGTCAGAATACTTTTTGTTATCGACATTAGCTTCTTCCTCCTTGCGCATCAAGTATAATCCAGCTTAGCAATTTATTCTCTATGTAGACTAGTCACTTAGACAAAAACTGGCTAAAATATGCAAGCAGTTCTAATTTTCTTTCCCAATTATGTGTCCCACTTCCCTACAACTTCATGAATCCCATATTTGGCCTCCTGAAAGGCTGAAAACACTTCTCTTATGAACTTGCTGATAATATTAACAAAACAGTGTACaataaaagaaatcaagaagatgagaaaattaatgaacaatttttttccttctctcttcatCATCTTTTGTAGAATTCTAgatatttcttattatatttcatttatttaaactTGTTGTATCTGTTTGGTAGAAGAAATCTggtgcgagctattgcataagAGAGGGGGTTTTAACCGTGTGCGTACCCAAAGGGTAGCTGCTGCAGATtttccttgtcataaaaaaaaacaaagaagggGATCCAGAGTTAAAATTCTGGCTACATAACAATATTAGAACATTAGAACTGAGAATGGGATATCATTAAACCAGATTTCTGTTGGAACAACACCTTTTTTTAGAAATGCAACAAAGGAACTGCTGCAAACAGATAAATATGTATGAACTACTGAATCataattatttgtttgataaatttaaatgttCTGATACTATGAGCAAAATGATGCTTACAGACTGGAAATAAGACCTGACCAGCTTATATTTCTTTCAAGGACATAAGATTGTGTTTAACTTTCAGGGTATTAGGTGTTGTGGCTCCAATAAATGGGGAATCTCGTGTCAGCTGATGCATACTTAAAATGCACTTTTGCCTAGCTGTCTCACCTGGTACCTTAGCTGGCGAGGATGTAAACTAActttagccatatcatctctgTTTTAGAACAGCAAGTGTTTCTACTCATTTGTCTCCAGAGGGGGATCCAAGATTTGAAGTTCATGGGTTCCTATAACAATCTCAATTCAGTATACCATAATAACTGGGTTCACAATTTgaacttctatagatatttatTGGGACACACAGAATAGTTAGCTCTCTGCTGCGCAAGTAGTTTGATCAGTGAAAACATGTGTTAGTGACATGTACAGTCATGTATGCGTTGTGCTAAAGTTGCTTACAATCTGAATTATTATATGCATCTATTTGTTTGTTAGACATTTTGACCAACATTTCTCTGAATTTAATGTTCTTATTGATCTGTTGCAGCATGGAGTATTATATGCAGAAAACATATTACAAGACTGCATCATTGATTTCAAATAGTTGCAAAGCAATTGCACTACTTGCTGGGCATAGTGCTGAAGTCTCCGTGCTGGCTTTTGACTACGGAAAAAATCTGGTCTGTATAATCTTCTGCTGCGAGTCCTACTTGATGTAATACATTCACTTCTTGGTTATAATGGTTCAGTAAAACGTAGTAAAAATAGTTCTATATTCCGACCTTTTCTCCATTGTTTCTGTCTGGGTGGAAATCTAGTATATAATACTCATAAGTTGTTGACATGCATCTTATAACATGACTCCTGTTAGAAATTTCAGTTTGGCGgatatggttttccttgtgatTGGACAAATGAATACCTGTTTAAGTAGTTCACCATAAGGATTCCTTTGGTTTGAATACAAGTTATGATGGGATTAGTTATGATGGAATAACTTATGCTGATATTAGTTGTGATGGGATTATTTCTTATTGAGTGTTTGGTTTGTCGTATCCAAAACAATATGCAttgtataaattttaagaacaaaTTATTTGTTTACAAAAGTACTCTTCATGAATGTGGAAAGTGATGTATAAAAAGGGTTTAGAGGGATATCTTTGTCATTTACCTATTTTATATCGGGATAAGTTATCTTGGGATTACTATACCACCCAAGGGGAGGGATAAGTTATCCCGGTACTAATTATTAATCCCTGGATAAGTTATCCGGACTTGCCaaccaaacaacaaattaaatgGCACTATAATTTAATTCCATGACTATTTGGTATTATCCTTCACACCATGTGACCCCTAAGAGTTCTCCTTGTTctgatttctttcttttgtatgtCTGTTTATGCAGGGATTGGCATTTCAATTAATAGATGATGTTCTTGATTTCACGGGCACATCTGCAACTCTTGGCAAGGGTTCATTGTCTGATATTCGTCATGTAACTTCTCTGACCTTGTCAGTTGTTTCTCCTATTCTTTTACCTCAATTtagtttttctaaaagaaaGGCTACACAGTTAAGTATGTCGGGAGCATTGGCTTACGGACAGATTTACTCATCTAATGGATTTCAATTTTCACAGCATGGTTAGATATGTTTATAAGTTAAGAATAGCAAGCAATTGTCACTCTATGGTTTTATATCTTATTACCATTACTTTTGTTGTTCCTATACTATTACTGCTGCTATTACCATGACCATTACCACTGTCAACGCGACTGCTCTACTACTGttattatatgataattgaatTCAACTACTGTAATTGAAGAATTGAGATTTGGATCTTTTACTAGAATATGTGAACTCTTTAGAATTGTTTTCACTAGAGTAGAAGTGAGGCATATACTCTTGTAAGGCTtcctctctttatttttgttcCAACAATGATTATTGCTCAAGTGATTTTTTCATCTTATATTTCCAATTAAATTTTTCATCTGTGTGTCGTTTTTATTTTCTCACTGACTAGTGTTTCCAGATGCCATATGATGAAAACTGGTTTCATACTCTTTAGATAACCCTTTACATGATGTGCTCATTCACAAATTCAAGAGTCGTGTCTTAAGATGCTATTCTCAATCACCTTTTCCATATGTAATGAACTCTCTGGAATACTTGTGTTTTATAGGGGATTGTAACTGCCCCGATATTGTATGCCATGGAGGAATTTCCTCAACTGCGTACGCTGGTGGACCGAGGTTTTGATGATCCTGTCAATGTGGAGATCGTAAGCATTTCTGCGTTCATTTTCTCCTAGCATGTCCATAATCACCTTTGTATTCTTTTAAACTTTGTGGTTCAATGTCCTTTATACCTCTTAATTTGGCGCTTTAATGaatatgatgataatgattttatttatccAAATGATAGAGGTGTGTTTACCCTCTATATGTGCCAATTTTCTATCAAGTCTAAAGCATTAGTTCTATATAGGGGTGGCAATTGGGCGGGTTAAGatgggtcaagacccaaccaaACCCAAAGTTGTTTGGGCCAAAATGGGTTGGGTCAAAACGGGTTAGTAACGGGTCATAACCCAACCCACCCATTTTTTACTAAGTTTTAATTgctttatttgttattttataagcTTTTAGTACctagtaattatttttctatattataactatatatcatatataatcaaataaatatatatatatatatatatatatacatatatatatatatatataNNNNNNNNNNNNNNNNNNNNNNNNNNNNNNNNNNNNNNNNNNNNNNNNNNNNNNNNNNNNNNNNNNNNNNNNNNNNNNNNNNNNNNNNNNNNNNNNNNNNNNNNNNNNNNNNNNNNNNNNNNNNNNNNNNNNNNNNNNNNNNNNNNNNNNNNNNNNNNNNNNNNNNNNNNNNNNNNNNNNNNNNNNNNNNNNNNNNNNNNNNNNNNNNNNNNNNNNNNNNNNNNNNNNNNNNNNNNNNNNNNNNNNNNNNNNNNNNNNNNNNNNNNNNNNNNNNNNNNNNNNNNNNNNNNNNNNNNNNNNNNNNNNNNNNNNNNNNNNNNNNNNNNNNNNNNNNNNNNNNNNNNNNNNNNNNNNNNNNNNNNNNNNNNNNNNNNNNNNNNNNNNNNNNNNNNNNNNNNNNNNNNNNNNNNNNNNNNNNNNNNNNNNNNNNNNNNNNNNNNNNNNNNNNNNNNNNNNNNNNNNNNNNNNNNNNNatatatatatatatatatatatatatgtgtgtgtgtgtgtgtgtgtgtgtgtgcaaaatttctcaaaaatcaacTTGGGTTACATATCATCCCCATTTTTAACAGGTTGAGCTAACAAATGGGCGGGTGAGTAAACAAGCCAAACCTAAATGGGTTGGGTTGGATTGGGCGGGTTGGGTTTGATTTTGCCAGCCCTAGTTCTATATGAACCATCATTTCATTGAGTGTTTCCATCAACAGAATCCAGTAGTTGAGTGAATTAGTTATTCTGAGATTGTCCTTTCAAAGTTTAATATTGAACTAATTTGTGATACAACCATTTGTTCCAAGTCTATACTGCTCTGGGATTTGAGTTTTAGTAATGCCTATTGTGGTGTGCATATTTCTGGTTCTCGGCTTTTAATATGTTGTAACTGGTGTTCTGTGTTAGATTAATGCTCAGATCTTCTAGATATctggatttatttttattaggaGTACTAGTTTTTGCTGATGAATATCATGTTGTAAATGTGTTGTTGCTGACGAATCCTTTTGCATTCCGTGTCCTGATTGATTATTGGTTTTCTCATATAATGTGTGAAATTTAGTTGTGACCACTCTACCAAAATCTTCCCTTGAAAATTGCAGGCTCTAGACTACCTTGGGAAGAGCAGAGGGATACAGAGAACAAGAGAACTTGCGAGAAAGCATGCTAGCCTTGCGTCAGCGGCAATTGACTCTCTTCCAGAAAGCGATGACGAGGAAGTTCAGAGATCAAGACGAGCACTTGTAGAACTTACTCACAGAGTCATCACAAGAACAAAATAGGGGGAATAAAGGGAATCTATCAGGTGCAGCCACACATTCAATTAGtgtattttttttcctcaacaCGAAATCCTGTATTTCTAGGGACAACATACCCTAACTTTAcattatgattttgttataGATAGATAATTTATGATTCTTCTCATCCAATAATAACTTCGTAAGACCTTTGTTTTTGCTCGCTCTGTACTGGAAAGAATTTGTAGATTAAATGTGAATGATACACTTTGATGTTGTACAATCCAGTTGAAACTAAGCGGATACATAAGGTTGAAAAGGCTAATGGATATCTACTAGGTGTGCTAGTTGCGTTcagttttgtattttatttgtattttgagaAATGTCAAGCCAGGGGTGATGTGCTATGTCTTTTTTCTTCAGTCTCTGCTAGTATTGTAAGTGGTGATTATTTGCAGTTTGTCTGTAACAATATATGTGGATAACAGATCTACTTTGCACTAGTGTTGCGATATAAGCTGAGCTGAAATTTGGTTTAAATGCAGGATGGGAATAGGGTTGCAGTTAGGAAATATGTTAAACTACCAAAGAAAAGTAATTATCTTTACAAGTTTGGAGATTGAAGCTAGCACACCCACCTATCCCTATATATGGACTCGCAGTTGAGTGATTATGATCATATTAAAGTGCAACTAGGAAGgatcaaattacattttttatctctctttttcaatttacaGAAATTCCCTAAAGTTGTTGTCATTTGGATACATCACATTTGATCACATTATACAACTAGTTTTGGGagatcaaataaaaattaaatgtcaGTTCTCCAAATCATCCAAATCAAATTGGTGTCAATCACTAACTAACAGCTCCAAACATTCAAGTTTCAATTCTCTCTCTCAAATTTCTCccaaattataacaaattaaaaaaagaaaaagtctataattttatatagttatgtatgtatgtatatatatatatatatatatatatgaatatgatatacATGGATTTAGATATAAAATAGTGGCCCAAATCTTAACATATGATACATAACTATGTTATGTACATAACAAGGTTATATGTCATATACACATAACTATGAATATGAtacaaattgattttgtttgtaaaatattagtatttatatatcaacaataatatttgaTTGTGTCTACAGATACATAGACTTCTAGTTGGACAAGGCTGGGTATATGCATATGGTAGTAAAAGATAACGAAATTTGTAATAGTTGCGCATCTATTACATAACTAAAAACATGATACGTACTAATTTGTGTTTTAATTAACTAGGATTatgtatcaaaaataatatttgaaaactaacattgtaataataaaattgtaatgTAAAGGTGAAAAGAACGAATTATACATTGATTTAAGAACCAAACTcaactagatacattaaaagATTCGTTGGAAGcaacaaagaataaaaaaataataatttgatctactaaagcaaaaaaaaaataaaaattcttccATACTTTCTCCTTTGTTGTGTATCAACTCGTGTAACTTTGTTTTTCACTTTCAACACTGGTGTCACCTAGGGGCGGAGCCAGCCTCTGTTAGGGTGTTCATTCGAACCCCCTTCGACAgataatattactatttattcctggttaaagttatttttatgtatatatagtggATGTTGAACCCCCTTCAATTAGTTCGTGTTTAGTCCTTTTAATTTTGAACCCCCTTATTAAAAGTTCTAATTCATCCACTAGCGTCATCTATGGATCTTGACCTAAAATTCTTACCGGAGCCACCATCAACTCTTGATAAAATTGTCATGTATCATAATGTTGAAATGAAGGTAATATACATAAGaaacaaaacaattaaatatattgaaaaactGAATCCATGTCACCGCTACATGAAATATGACTTTTAGCGATAGAAATTCTGTGTTAAAAGTCCAAATTCGATTGTTATTAGtcattattgaaaaatatttgatcgTCACGAGTCGTTAAAAGCTCCATTATTAAAAGTTAACAACCGAATTTTGAACCCGGTCATTAAAGATCTTCTAGTGATGGAAAATTCTCCAGTCATTATCTTCATTTCAATGACCGATTTACCCTACGCACATTGTTAAAATTCCCTTCTCTCATGCTCATTCAACTATTTGACAACTAGATAATTTGCCCGCACTTTGCGcgattataaataatattgcaTTGAAtttgcaattaatttttttactaatatccatacattaaaaataaaaaaaataggttcttaaaaaaatattagcaatatttcaacataaatttgattatttgtcgTTATCACATAGCTCAAGAActtctaatgaatgaattattcacgaaataataaactattggttctttaatcaacatcaaaagaaaaataaagaagaatataagaatatatatataaaggcatttcttaatataaagaaacatttaagttgcatagattatacaattTGATATATGTCTTAGGAGGAAATTCAGAAATTTGtccatattaaaaaaagaagaagaagaaattacgCTTGAGCATGAAAccaattataacttttgaacttgtatgatgaatttcttcaattgataagtgagaaatttcatatctatgtaaaaatagacAATACGTAAAAGCTTACATATGGTAATTTTAAGTTATaagatttaatataaattattaaaacataaattcttgaaattgagtacaataattattttctacacAATGAATGTACGCACTATATGCGTATATGTTCAATATGACCGGAGAAaataactttgcagaaacataaaaacagagtttaaaacatatactcaaaaacaataattaatatcataagcataaattaatcaGTGTAACAAATCATACCGtgatatgtaaaaatagaatgaaatagaaagaaaaaatcgAGTCCACTGAAATTTCCCCTTAAGAAAACTATTCCCCTCCAACACCAGaggtttaaagaattacatcCTCTTAGGATGGAACAATTTTATTCACCGACTtataatgatataaaaataatggtgTCAGTAAGTCACTCAACAAGAGCAAAATACACGAATATTAAATTTTgcggaagtagaagaag is part of the Solanum pennellii chromosome 8, SPENNV200 genome and harbors:
- the LOC107026702 gene encoding solanesyl diphosphate synthase 3, chloroplastic/mitochondrial, which produces MIFSKGLSQISRNRFSRCRWLFSLRPIPQLHQSNHIHDPPKVLGCRVIHSWVSNALSGIGQQIHQQSTAVAEEQVDPFSLVADELSLLTNRLRSMVVAEVPKLASAAEYFFKLGVEGKRFRPTVLLLMATALNVQIPRSAPQVDVDSFSGDLRTRQQCIAEITEMIHVASLLHDDVLDDADTRRGIGSLNFVMGNKLAVLAGDFLLSRACVALASLKNTEVVYLLATVVEHLVTGETMQMTTSSDERCSMEYYMQKTYYKTASLISNSCKAIALLAGHSAEVSVLAFDYGKNLGLAFQLIDDVLDFTGTSATLGKGSLSDIRHGIVTAPILYAMEEFPQLRTLVDRGFDDPVNVEIALDYLGKSRGIQRTRELARKHASLASAAIDSLPESDDEEVQRSRRALVELTHRVITRTK